Proteins from one Emys orbicularis isolate rEmyOrb1 chromosome 2, rEmyOrb1.hap1, whole genome shotgun sequence genomic window:
- the TWIST1 gene encoding twist-related protein 1, with translation MMQQDESSSPVSPADDSLSNSEEEPDRQQQPSGKRGGRKRRSSRRSAGAAVGVGEEPCSPAQGKRGKKSGAGGGGGSSSGGGSPQSYEELQTQRVMANVRERQRTQSLNEAFAALRKIIPTLPSDKLSKIQTLKLAARYIDFLYQVLQSDELDSKMASCSYVAHERLSYAFSVWRMEGAWSMSASH, from the coding sequence ATGATGCAGCAGGACGAGTCGAGCTCTCCAGTCTCCCCGGCCGACGACAGCCTGAGCAACAGCGAAGAGGAGCCCGAccggcagcagcagcccagcggGAAGCGAGGGGGGCGCAAGCGGAGATCCAGCCGGCGCAGCGCAGGAGCGGCCGTCGGAGTCGGGGAGGAGCCGTGCAGCCCGGCCCAAGGCAAGCGAGGCAAGAAGTCCGGCGCcgggggaggcggcggcagcagcagcggcggaGGCAGCCCCCAGTCCTACGAGGAGCTGCAGACCCAGCGGGTCATGGCCAACGTGCGGGAGCGCCAGCGCACCCAGTCCCTGAACGAAGCCTTCGCCGCCCTGCGGAAGATCATCCCCACCCTGCCCTCGGACAAGCTCAGCAAGATCCAGACCCTCAAGCTGGCGGCCAGGTACATCGACTTCCTCTACCAGGTCTTACAGAGCGACGAGCTGGACTCCAAGATGGCCAGCTGCAGCTATGTGGCCCACGAGCGGCTCAGCTACGCCTTCTCCGTGTGGAGGATGGAGGGCGCCTGGTCCATGTCCGCATCCCACTAG